A section of the Bacillus sp. HSf4 genome encodes:
- a CDS encoding glycoside hydrolase family 1 protein, translating to MSENAKRFPDGFLWGGAVAANQVEGAYNVGGKGLSTADVSPNGVMYPFDESMESLNLYHEGIDFYHRYKEDIALFAEMGFKAFRTSIAWTRIFPNGDESEPNEEGLKFYDQLFDELLKYNIEPVVTISHYEMPLGLIKNYGGWKNRKVIAFYERYARTVFNRYKDKVKYWMTFNEINMVLHAPFTGGGLVFEEGENKLNAMYQAAHHLFVASALAVKAGREMIPDAKIGCMIAATTTYPMTPNPEDVLAAMENERKALFFSDVQARGAYPGYMKRFLKENGITIEMAEGDEDILKENTVDYIGFSYYMSMVASTDEELAKTDGNLLGGVKNPYLESSEWGWQIDPKGLRITLNTLYDRYQKPLFIVENGLGAVDVVEEDGSIQDDYRINYLRDHLKEVREAIADGVDLIGYTSWGPIDLVSASTAEMKKRYGYIYVDRDNEGKGTLKRTKKKSFYWYKNVIETNGGSL from the coding sequence ATGAGTGAAAATGCCAAAAGATTTCCTGATGGATTCCTATGGGGCGGTGCGGTTGCCGCAAACCAGGTGGAAGGTGCCTACAATGTCGGCGGGAAGGGGCTTTCTACGGCTGATGTGTCGCCGAACGGGGTGATGTATCCTTTTGATGAATCAATGGAGTCATTGAACTTGTATCACGAAGGCATTGATTTCTACCACCGCTACAAAGAAGACATCGCTTTATTCGCCGAAATGGGCTTTAAAGCGTTTCGGACATCGATTGCCTGGACGCGGATTTTTCCAAACGGTGATGAAAGCGAACCGAATGAGGAAGGTCTCAAATTTTACGATCAATTGTTTGATGAGCTGCTCAAATACAATATCGAGCCTGTCGTCACCATCTCCCACTACGAAATGCCGCTCGGTCTGATTAAAAACTACGGCGGCTGGAAAAACCGGAAAGTCATCGCGTTTTATGAGCGTTATGCGAGAACAGTCTTCAACCGCTACAAAGACAAAGTGAAATACTGGATGACCTTCAATGAAATCAACATGGTCCTGCACGCGCCGTTTACAGGCGGAGGCCTCGTGTTTGAAGAGGGTGAAAACAAATTAAATGCGATGTACCAAGCGGCGCATCATTTATTTGTCGCCAGCGCCCTTGCGGTAAAAGCGGGCAGAGAAATGATTCCGGACGCCAAAATCGGCTGCATGATCGCCGCCACGACGACATATCCGATGACACCGAATCCGGAAGATGTGCTTGCTGCAATGGAGAATGAGAGAAAAGCGCTGTTTTTCTCTGACGTTCAGGCGCGAGGGGCATATCCGGGTTATATGAAGCGCTTCTTGAAGGAAAACGGTATTACGATTGAAATGGCCGAAGGTGATGAAGACATTCTAAAAGAAAACACGGTCGATTACATTGGCTTCAGCTATTACATGTCAATGGTCGCCAGCACGGATGAGGAACTTGCCAAAACAGACGGCAACTTGCTCGGCGGCGTCAAAAATCCATACCTAGAGTCATCTGAATGGGGCTGGCAGATTGACCCCAAAGGGCTGCGGATTACCTTGAACACCCTGTATGACCGTTATCAAAAGCCGCTCTTCATTGTTGAAAATGGACTGGGCGCAGTCGATGTCGTCGAAGAGGATGGCTCGATCCAGGATGATTACAGAATCAATTATTTGCGCGATCATCTAAAAGAAGTAAGGGAAGCGATCGCAGACGGCGTCGACCTCATCGGCTACACATCATGGGGTCCGATCGACCTGGTCAGTGCCTCCACTGCGGAAATGAAAAAACGCTACGGCTATATTTATGTCGACCGGGACAATGAAGGAAAAGGGACGCTGAAGAGAACGAAGAAGAAGAGCTTTTACTGGTATAAGAATGTGATTGAAACGAATGGCGGGAGTTTATAA
- a CDS encoding choloylglycine hydrolase family protein, protein MCTSMTLATASQEHLLARTMDFAFQLDGEVLLHPRHYKWKSEADGKEHEGGYAFIGMGRKLNNALFADGVNEKGLACAALYFPGYAVYEKEAQDQYHNIAPHEFVTWVLSQCRDVEEVKKAAASLAIVEREVALLKTVTPLHWILSDGSGHSIVVEPTAAGIQIHDNPVGVLTNSPEFPWHLTNLRNYIGLRPGQFTAKKVGKLTLSAFGQGSGLAGLPGDFTPPSRFVRAAYLKEHIKPVSGETEGVSAAFHILSNMNIPKGIVITEQGEDDYTQYTAVMCSETCSYYYHHYQNRQIQKVCLLDEDLDQRELKSFPANHEEAVHSLQS, encoded by the coding sequence ATGTGTACAAGTATGACGCTGGCGACTGCCAGTCAGGAGCATTTGTTGGCCAGAACGATGGATTTTGCTTTTCAGCTAGATGGAGAAGTGCTGCTGCATCCGCGGCATTACAAATGGAAAAGCGAAGCGGACGGCAAGGAGCATGAGGGAGGCTATGCGTTTATCGGCATGGGCAGGAAGCTGAACAATGCTTTATTCGCCGATGGGGTGAATGAAAAAGGCTTGGCTTGTGCAGCACTTTATTTCCCGGGTTATGCCGTCTATGAAAAAGAGGCGCAGGATCAATATCATAACATCGCGCCGCATGAATTTGTGACATGGGTGCTGTCACAGTGCCGTGATGTGGAAGAAGTGAAAAAAGCTGCCGCTTCGCTTGCCATCGTGGAGAGAGAGGTTGCTTTGCTGAAGACGGTCACTCCGCTTCACTGGATATTATCGGACGGTTCCGGCCACAGTATCGTTGTTGAACCGACGGCAGCCGGCATCCAAATTCATGACAATCCGGTTGGCGTGCTGACGAACAGCCCGGAATTCCCATGGCATTTAACCAATTTGCGAAACTACATCGGGCTGCGCCCGGGCCAATTCACTGCGAAAAAAGTGGGAAAGCTGACATTGTCAGCTTTTGGCCAAGGTTCGGGATTAGCGGGTCTGCCGGGAGACTTCACACCGCCATCTCGGTTTGTAAGGGCCGCGTATTTGAAAGAACACATTAAACCGGTTTCCGGCGAGACAGAAGGCGTATCGGCGGCATTTCATATTCTCTCCAATATGAATATCCCGAAAGGAATTGTCATCACAGAGCAGGGTGAAGATGACTATACCCAATACACGGCGGTCATGTGCAGTGAAACGTGCAGCTATTATTATCACCACTACCAAAACAGGCAGATTCAAAAGGTTTGCTTATTAGACGAAGACTTGGATCAGCGCGAATTAAAATCGTTTCCGGCAAACCATGAAGAGGCGGTTCATTCTCTTCAATCATGA
- a CDS encoding ThiF family adenylyltransferase, with protein MKYYLKKGMFWTKKENEIIVYYTNSSLRKGIRSSDNEKLFQLLTILSEPKTYSELVEAAPFEKKENLDATLSYLLSKGYIAVQERDVQKVENRVRSFVDSIPNVSYNDYSLSIEKTHICIIGTGTAGSYIPECLIKLGLNRFTLIDPDKVEENNLYAQNFSFRDVGRYKVEVLKHKYENEFKTSNITAIIRQLSNYEDLKHAVALEEIDYLALCADNNTLIIDVLENIFLDFPNIKIIISGYAVFQQHCYLIDRETNASILKEIKQNVSTLNELDEVIVENSGVIFDSLFSAISISKIIFDHVLNINSPQIAKADFLNNRYFIGNEDEYKIHEEYEHRFTDQTVL; from the coding sequence ATGAAGTACTACTTAAAAAAAGGAATGTTTTGGACTAAAAAAGAGAATGAAATCATCGTTTATTACACAAATTCCAGTTTAAGAAAAGGGATTCGTTCTTCCGATAATGAAAAGCTGTTCCAGCTTCTCACAATATTATCAGAACCAAAAACATACTCTGAATTGGTTGAAGCAGCCCCATTTGAAAAAAAAGAAAATTTAGATGCCACTCTTTCTTATTTATTATCAAAAGGATATATTGCCGTTCAAGAAAGAGACGTTCAGAAAGTTGAAAATCGAGTCCGCAGTTTTGTAGACAGCATCCCAAATGTTTCATATAACGACTACAGCCTTTCCATCGAAAAGACGCATATATGTATCATTGGTACCGGTACCGCGGGAAGTTATATACCCGAATGCTTAATTAAGCTAGGATTAAATAGATTCACTTTGATTGATCCTGATAAAGTAGAGGAAAATAATTTATATGCCCAGAATTTCTCTTTTCGGGATGTCGGAAGATATAAAGTCGAAGTTCTAAAACATAAATACGAAAATGAGTTTAAAACAAGCAACATTACGGCAATTATTCGACAATTGAGCAACTATGAAGATCTTAAGCATGCAGTCGCTCTTGAAGAAATTGATTATCTGGCATTATGCGCAGATAACAACACTTTAATCATAGATGTTTTGGAAAATATATTTTTGGATTTCCCCAACATCAAAATCATTATTAGCGGTTATGCAGTTTTCCAGCAGCATTGTTATTTAATCGATAGAGAAACAAACGCTTCCATTTTAAAAGAGATTAAGCAAAATGTCAGCACGCTAAATGAACTGGATGAAGTCATTGTAGAAAATAGCGGTGTTATATTTGATTCCTTATTTTCAGCCATTTCGATTTCAAAAATCATTTTTGATCATGTATTAAACATAAACTCCCCACAAATTGCCAAAGCGGACTTTCTCAACAACAGGTACTTTATCGGCAATGAGGACGAATACAAAATCCATGAAGAATATGAACACAGATTCACCGATCAAACTGTTTTGTAA
- a CDS encoding MFS transporter: MISVLKIKNFFLLFSGRLLTNLGDSIYSVAAMWLVFKLTGSSFYTGLAGMLIMLPGIFEFLVGPLIDRWRLKSILIYTQWIQAFVVMAVPLSYFLGFLNVWLVIFVMLIATSIEQIVYPAQQAALPKLLKKEDLVAGNSLMTFAYQGTDIVLVGLSGMLIVYIGVINIYLIDVLTFVLAALIFGLMKFPLTDTNPSSLESKKSYFSELKEGKDFVKNSIILKMLIPLTIINFIFGMITAIMPEFSSHIGGEAFYGYFLCTMSISLLLGSLLSQILTKLPLGYTTISCFFLSAFFWFCSYLSSHPLMILINFGLAFIPIGIHNVILISTIQSLVPEELTGRVFALVGSLSALFLPIGSLLGGFLSTQIEVKLIYGLGSFAILFIAAYWLLTSKLRALPAPGDVSEDHPQLSANHENSFN, encoded by the coding sequence ATGATAAGTGTACTAAAGATAAAAAATTTCTTTCTATTATTCAGTGGCAGATTGTTAACGAATTTGGGGGACAGCATCTATAGCGTCGCGGCTATGTGGCTTGTATTTAAATTAACCGGAAGCTCTTTTTACACCGGTCTCGCGGGAATGCTGATCATGCTTCCGGGAATATTTGAGTTTTTAGTTGGGCCCTTAATTGACAGATGGCGTTTAAAATCAATCTTGATTTATACTCAGTGGATTCAGGCTTTTGTTGTCATGGCCGTTCCCCTCTCATACTTTCTCGGTTTTTTAAATGTATGGCTTGTCATTTTTGTCATGCTTATAGCTACTTCTATTGAACAAATCGTCTATCCGGCACAGCAAGCAGCTTTACCGAAGCTATTGAAAAAAGAGGATCTTGTAGCCGGCAACTCTTTGATGACTTTTGCTTATCAGGGAACAGATATTGTTTTGGTTGGATTATCCGGTATGTTAATTGTATACATAGGTGTCATCAATATATATCTGATTGATGTATTGACATTTGTTTTAGCTGCGCTCATCTTTGGGCTCATGAAATTTCCCCTAACTGACACGAACCCTTCATCATTAGAGAGCAAGAAATCTTACTTCAGTGAATTAAAAGAAGGAAAAGATTTCGTTAAAAACTCAATTATTCTTAAAATGTTGATTCCTTTAACAATTATAAACTTCATTTTTGGTATGATTACAGCAATTATGCCTGAGTTTTCAAGCCATATAGGAGGAGAAGCATTTTACGGCTATTTTCTGTGTACAATGTCTATTTCTTTATTGCTGGGTTCGCTATTATCCCAGATTCTAACTAAATTACCTTTAGGATATACGACCATTTCTTGCTTTTTTCTCTCAGCGTTCTTTTGGTTTTGCTCATACTTATCAAGCCATCCTCTCATGATTTTAATCAATTTCGGACTTGCTTTTATTCCCATTGGAATTCATAACGTTATATTAATTTCTACGATTCAATCATTGGTACCTGAAGAGCTTACAGGAAGGGTATTTGCGTTGGTCGGTTCCCTGTCGGCATTGTTTTTACCGATAGGTTCCCTTTTGGGAGGCTTTTTATCAACTCAAATCGAAGTTAAATTAATATATGGATTGGGGAGTTTTGCAATCTTATTTATTGCAGCGTATTGGCTGCTGACTTCAAAATTACGGGCACTGCCTGCACCAGGCGATGTTTCTGAAGATCATCCTCAATTATCTGCTAACCATGAAAACAGTTTCAACTAA
- a CDS encoding beta-glucoside-specific PTS transporter subunit IIABC: MDYNKVSKDILQLVGGEENVQSVIHCMTRLRFNLYDNTKADRAQLEKMPAVMGTNISGEQFQIIIGNDVPNVYKAIIANSGLSDEKASMQQTGKKKNVLSAIFDVISGVFTPILPAIAGAGMIKGIIAIAVTFGWMSENSQVHTILSAIGDGAFYFLPILLAVSAARKFGSNPYVAAAIGAAILHPDLTALLGSGKSISFVGLPVTAATYSSTVIPILLAIWIASYVEKWIDKVTPTSLKMIFVPTLTLLVVVPVTLITVGPLGAIAGNYLSIGVNGLFENAGLITMILLAGTFSLIVMTGMHYAFIPVMFNNITQNGYDYLIPAMFLANMGQAGASFAVFLRSRNKKFKSLSLTTSITALMGITEPAMYGVNMRLKKPFVSALLGAAVGGAFYGVTGVAAYIIGGNVGLPGVTTFIGPTFIQALIGIIIAFFAATAIAYLLGFEDVPSDEADAPEAVPSEAGAGEIIQSPLKGEVRALSEVDDATFSGEVMGKGVAIEPEEGEVVSPVSGTVTTVFQTKHALGITSDHGAEIIIHIGIDTVKLNGEHFTVHVNAGDVVAPGDRLASFDMEAIEKKGFQLITPVIVTNTDRYQSIKPVKTAESVDPLEALIELS, encoded by the coding sequence ATGGATTATAATAAAGTATCAAAAGACATTTTACAACTCGTCGGCGGTGAAGAGAACGTCCAGAGCGTGATTCACTGCATGACAAGACTGCGTTTCAACCTTTATGACAACACGAAGGCAGACCGGGCCCAACTGGAAAAAATGCCTGCCGTGATGGGCACGAACATCAGCGGTGAGCAATTTCAGATCATCATTGGAAATGATGTGCCGAACGTGTATAAAGCGATCATTGCCAACAGCGGGCTCAGCGATGAAAAAGCAAGCATGCAGCAAACCGGCAAAAAGAAAAATGTGCTGTCCGCCATCTTTGATGTGATCTCGGGCGTATTTACGCCGATTCTCCCGGCGATCGCCGGAGCGGGTATGATCAAGGGGATCATTGCGATCGCCGTCACGTTCGGCTGGATGAGCGAAAATAGTCAGGTCCACACCATTTTATCTGCCATCGGCGACGGAGCATTTTACTTCCTGCCGATTTTGCTGGCGGTCAGCGCCGCACGAAAATTCGGCAGCAACCCTTATGTTGCGGCCGCGATCGGGGCGGCGATTCTGCATCCCGATCTGACAGCGCTTCTCGGTTCAGGGAAAAGCATTTCCTTTGTCGGATTGCCTGTAACCGCTGCCACTTATTCGTCAACCGTCATTCCGATCCTGCTCGCGATTTGGATTGCATCTTACGTTGAGAAATGGATTGACAAAGTCACCCCGACTTCGTTGAAGATGATTTTTGTACCGACGCTGACGCTGCTGGTTGTCGTGCCTGTCACATTAATTACGGTCGGTCCGCTCGGTGCGATTGCAGGAAACTATCTGTCAATCGGTGTGAACGGTTTATTTGAAAATGCCGGTTTAATCACGATGATTCTTTTAGCCGGAACGTTTTCTTTGATCGTCATGACAGGAATGCACTATGCTTTCATTCCGGTTATGTTCAACAACATTACGCAAAACGGCTACGATTATTTGATACCTGCGATGTTTTTGGCGAATATGGGGCAGGCTGGCGCATCATTTGCCGTCTTCCTGCGGTCCAGAAATAAGAAATTCAAATCATTGTCGCTTACGACAAGCATCACGGCTTTGATGGGAATTACAGAGCCGGCGATGTACGGTGTCAATATGAGGCTGAAAAAGCCGTTTGTTTCCGCGCTTCTTGGCGCCGCTGTCGGTGGTGCTTTCTACGGCGTCACCGGTGTAGCCGCCTATATTATTGGCGGAAACGTCGGTTTGCCGGGAGTTACGACGTTTATCGGCCCGACTTTTATACAGGCGCTGATCGGTATCATCATCGCCTTCTTTGCGGCAACGGCAATCGCTTACTTATTGGGATTTGAAGACGTTCCGTCTGATGAAGCCGACGCTCCGGAAGCCGTTCCATCTGAAGCGGGCGCGGGAGAAATCATTCAAAGCCCGCTGAAAGGAGAAGTCAGAGCGTTAAGCGAAGTAGATGATGCGACATTTTCCGGAGAAGTGATGGGAAAAGGCGTAGCCATCGAGCCTGAAGAAGGCGAAGTCGTATCCCCGGTATCCGGCACGGTTACAACGGTTTTTCAAACAAAGCATGCGCTCGGTATCACGAGTGATCATGGAGCTGAGATTATTATCCATATCGGGATCGACACAGTGAAATTGAACGGTGAACATTTTACCGTACATGTGAATGCCGGAGATGTTGTCGCACCGGGCGACAGGCTTGCCTCATTTGACATGGAGGCGATCGAGAAAAAGGGCTTCCAGCTGATAACCCCCGTCATTGTCACAAATACGGACCGGTATCAATCAATCAAGCCGGTCAAAACAGCGGAAAGCGTGGATCCTTTGGAAGCGCTTATCGAGCTGTCGTAA
- a CDS encoding sensor histidine kinase has protein sequence MLKAFLTERRSWIAIFLCQQLLIVLIAFVDTSIPLTPILYIVYLSLLILMIFIFVRFRKESKFYKSLDAWENNLDVTNIHEAETPFEMLVERNITGQTEKLKQEAKRHRLALDNEKDELMAWIHEVKTPLSAMHLIIETIEDEPLKSRLSYEWLRVHLLLDRQLHQKRISFIENDFSPEVLELKSLIFKEIKDLQSWCIQKGIGFEIQLEAGEVLSDSKWLAFIIRQLLTNAVKYSEASDIIVKSYEVDGRVHLEVKDFGRGIDPKDIPRVFDKGFTSTMEHHDQASTGMGLYLAKKAAKSLLIDIEIDSKPGAGATFTLIFPKRNEFVRVIGM, from the coding sequence ATGCTCAAAGCATTTTTAACTGAAAGGCGAAGCTGGATCGCCATATTTTTATGTCAGCAGCTTCTGATTGTGTTGATCGCTTTTGTCGATACGTCCATCCCATTGACGCCGATCCTTTACATCGTCTATTTATCGCTTTTGATATTGATGATTTTTATCTTTGTCCGCTTTCGGAAGGAAAGCAAATTTTACAAAAGCCTTGATGCATGGGAAAACAATCTTGATGTGACAAATATTCATGAAGCGGAAACACCGTTTGAAATGCTTGTTGAAAGAAATATTACCGGACAGACGGAGAAATTGAAGCAAGAGGCGAAGCGTCACCGCTTGGCGCTTGACAATGAAAAGGATGAACTGATGGCGTGGATCCACGAGGTCAAAACGCCGCTTTCCGCGATGCATTTGATCATTGAGACAATTGAAGACGAACCGCTAAAGTCGAGGCTCTCGTATGAATGGCTGCGCGTTCACCTGCTTCTCGACCGGCAGCTTCATCAAAAAAGGATATCCTTTATCGAAAATGACTTTTCACCGGAAGTCCTTGAACTGAAATCATTGATATTTAAAGAAATAAAAGATTTACAATCCTGGTGCATTCAAAAAGGGATCGGGTTTGAGATACAGCTTGAGGCGGGGGAAGTGCTCAGCGATTCGAAATGGCTGGCTTTTATCATTCGGCAGCTATTGACCAACGCAGTGAAATACAGTGAAGCGTCCGATATTATCGTGAAAAGCTATGAAGTGGACGGACGTGTGCATCTCGAAGTAAAAGACTTTGGGCGGGGCATTGATCCTAAAGATATACCGCGCGTGTTTGACAAAGGGTTTACATCAACAATGGAGCACCATGATCAAGCATCTACCGGAATGGGGCTTTATTTAGCAAAAAAAGCGGCCAAGTCGCTGCTGATCGATATTGAAATCGACTCAAAACCAGGAGCGGGTGCAACCTTTACATTAATTTTTCCGAAACGAAATGAATTTGTGCGTGTCATAGGCATGTGA
- a CDS encoding response regulator transcription factor: MFKLLLIEDDESLFQEIKERLSGWSYDVYGISDFSEVTQEFAAVKPDCVIIDIQLPKFDGFHWCRLIRSRSNVPILFLSSRDHPADMVMSMKLGADDFIQKPFHFDVLIAKIQAIFRRVYDYNTEPHILKTWCGATIDVEQNRVSNEKGAIELTKNEMFILKQLIDQKNKIVSREELIRSLWNDERFVSDNTLTVNVNRLRKKLDALNLGQSIETKVGQGYMAKEEGSR, from the coding sequence ATGTTTAAACTGTTGCTGATTGAAGATGATGAATCGCTGTTTCAAGAAATAAAAGAACGCTTATCCGGCTGGTCCTATGATGTGTACGGCATCAGCGATTTCAGCGAAGTGACGCAGGAATTTGCGGCGGTCAAACCAGACTGCGTCATCATCGATATTCAGCTCCCTAAATTTGACGGGTTTCATTGGTGCCGGTTGATCCGTTCCCGTTCAAATGTTCCGATTCTTTTTTTATCCTCGCGCGACCATCCTGCTGATATGGTCATGTCCATGAAGCTGGGAGCGGATGATTTTATACAAAAACCGTTTCATTTTGATGTCCTGATCGCCAAAATCCAAGCGATTTTCCGTCGCGTGTATGACTATAATACAGAGCCTCACATCCTGAAAACGTGGTGTGGAGCGACCATTGACGTTGAACAAAATCGCGTCAGCAATGAAAAAGGAGCGATAGAACTGACGAAGAATGAAATGTTTATATTGAAGCAGCTGATAGACCAAAAAAATAAAATTGTCAGCCGGGAAGAGCTGATCAGAAGCTTGTGGAACGATGAGCGTTTTGTCAGCGATAATACGCTGACGGTCAATGTGAACCGGCTGAGAAAAAAACTGGATGCCTTGAACCTGGGACAATCTATCGAGACGAAAGTCGGCCAAGGCTATATGGCGAAAGAAGAAGGATCACGATGA
- a CDS encoding glycoside hydrolase family 43 protein: protein MSKRFFRILALTFIITACLVPGTAFATFQKPIFSDVTVHDPSVIKVDDTYYVFGSHLASAKSDDLMQWTQISSSVNNNNPLIPNVYEELKETFEWAESDTLWAPDVTQLEDGKFYMYYNACRGDSPRSALGLAVADDIEGPYKNKGIFLKSGMDGISNDGTLYDATKHPNVVDPHTFFDRDGKLWMVYGSYSGGIFILEMDRKTGLPLPGQGYGKKLIGGNHSRIEGAYILYNPETQYYYLYMSFGGLAADGGYNIRVARSKQPDGPYYDAEGNAMIDVRGKEGTLFDDRSIEPYGVKLMGNFQFENKSGYVSPGHNSAFYDEKSGQSYLIFHTRFPERGEEHEVRVHQMLMNKEGWPVVAPHRYAGEKPGKVKKADVIGDYELVRHGKDISADIKQSTDIHLHQNGKVSGAATGTWKKTGHNRIELKIDGKQYDGVFLRQWDASAGRKVMTFSALSREGDAVWGNKD from the coding sequence ATGAGTAAGCGTTTCTTTCGGATTCTTGCATTGACTTTCATCATCACTGCCTGTTTAGTGCCAGGCACTGCATTTGCAACATTTCAAAAACCGATTTTTTCCGATGTGACCGTTCATGATCCATCCGTCATCAAGGTCGATGATACGTACTATGTATTCGGCTCGCATTTGGCTTCCGCCAAGTCAGACGACCTTATGCAATGGACGCAGATTTCTTCCAGTGTAAACAACAACAATCCCCTGATTCCGAATGTATATGAAGAATTAAAAGAAACCTTTGAATGGGCGGAAAGCGATACATTGTGGGCGCCGGATGTCACACAGCTTGAGGACGGCAAATTTTATATGTATTACAACGCCTGCCGCGGCGATTCGCCGCGATCGGCCCTCGGTCTGGCCGTCGCCGACGACATCGAAGGCCCGTACAAAAACAAAGGCATATTTTTAAAGTCGGGAATGGACGGAATCAGCAATGACGGCACCCTTTATGACGCGACAAAGCATCCGAATGTCGTCGATCCGCACACATTTTTTGACCGGGACGGAAAACTGTGGATGGTGTACGGCTCCTATTCAGGCGGGATTTTCATTTTAGAAATGGACCGGAAAACCGGACTCCCGCTTCCCGGCCAGGGGTACGGGAAAAAGCTGATTGGCGGCAACCACAGCCGGATTGAAGGTGCATACATTCTCTACAATCCTGAAACACAGTATTACTACCTGTACATGTCCTTCGGGGGACTTGCCGCTGACGGCGGGTACAACATCCGTGTCGCCCGCTCCAAACAGCCGGACGGCCCATACTATGATGCAGAAGGCAATGCGATGATCGATGTTCGCGGCAAAGAAGGCACGCTTTTTGATGACCGTTCCATTGAACCTTACGGCGTCAAGCTCATGGGGAACTTTCAGTTTGAAAATAAAAGCGGCTATGTCTCACCAGGGCATAATTCCGCTTTCTATGATGAAAAAAGCGGCCAATCCTACTTGATTTTCCACACCCGTTTCCCGGAAAGAGGCGAGGAGCATGAAGTCCGCGTCCATCAAATGCTGATGAACAAAGAGGGCTGGCCTGTCGTCGCGCCTCACCGCTATGCGGGAGAAAAGCCCGGGAAGGTGAAAAAAGCGGATGTGATTGGCGATTACGAATTGGTGCGGCACGGCAAAGACATCTCCGCAGACATCAAACAATCAACGGACATTCATTTACATCAGAATGGAAAAGTGTCTGGCGCGGCGACGGGAACATGGAAGAAAACAGGACACAACCGAATTGAACTCAAGATCGACGGAAAACAATACGACGGCGTGTTTCTGCGGCAGTGGGATGCGAGCGCCGGGCGGAAAGTAATGACATTTAGCGCGTTGTCTCGTGAAGGGGATGCGGTTTGGGGAAATAAGGATTAA